In Edaphobacter aggregans, the sequence TACCGGCTAAACGGATTCACGTTGAGCATTCCGCCGTTGCGGGAGAGACGTGAGGAGATTCCGGTGTTCGCTGAGTATTTTATGCGGAAGAGCGCCAAGAAATACGGTCGCGAGCCGTTGCACTTCTCGCAGACTTTGGTGAATACGCTGACGGAACACTCGTGGCCAGGAAACTTGCGTGAGTTGGAGAATGTGGTGAATCGCTATCTTGTGCTGGGCGATGAGAAGGCGATCGTTGACGAGCTTTCTCCGTCGAACGCTTATCAGGGCGCTTCGGCTGCGGCGGCAGAGGCGCCGACCGGTGCTGGCCTGAAGGCTATGGTGAAGAGTCTAAAGGGTGGTGCTGAGGCCAGCGCGATCGCTCAGGTGCTGGAAGGTGTTGGTTGGAACAGGAAGGCAGCGGCAAATGATCTTCAGATCAGTTACAAGGCGCTGCTGTACAAGATCAAGCAATATGACCTTTCTCCGCAGGATCGCGCATAAGTGAAAAAGATGGCCGAGACAGAGACCACGGGAACGTACCGGGTTGTCGTACGCTATGAAGACCGTGCGGTTCGTGGGTTCGTGGAGGAGAGCGAACTGGGGTCGATCGAGCAGCTTTTGCGGAACGATCCGCAGTATCCTCTTGATTCCATTCGTTTAAGGCTCCTCGATTCTGAAGAGGTCGAAGAGGTTCCTACTAAGGACGCTAAGGCAGTTTTTTTTGTTAAGACGTTCGATGGTGATTTGCGGCATCGGGCGCT encodes:
- a CDS encoding DUF6982 domain-containing protein, whose protein sequence is MAETETTGTYRVVVRYEDRAVRGFVEESELGSIEQLLRNDPQYPLDSIRLRLLDSEEVEEVPTKDAKAVFFVKTFDGDLRHRALHFHENAPIVPGLWVRVYFYDGEMIEGIISNTRDFVLEDGFFMRPTDPNGNNRLVYILKGGLKDFHVLGMRNPSKNPA